A genome region from Hemitrygon akajei chromosome 14, sHemAka1.3, whole genome shotgun sequence includes the following:
- the LOC140738912 gene encoding uncharacterized protein: protein MVSLKEGTELHVEQQKFKPSVPQTANGCRKRDNELIKKQNKRGCETKQHHTRKRKPTAQNSRAPREISPLNQETASSTVQQGTDETTSTPEPVTESDESLTSNSTESLEGLINIFKDDDASEENDGKSDQGESATTPQDLGSTLHTCDSALDLQEDPAQELLPVVEPSQEPLLDGGIQSGGSTTDDQRPHQPQLTGAVPETSAAHTHQMLEQTIHLLHEAVQNFHVTVQTGYTQMHSDMTRSHTIMQFGWTQFTEQVGCLVSLLRTLVQDHHAPTPQLRDVAVQSSVKSPEGHSPGVVLPAANPPVADVVPNVQCSTVEAHLNDESSQSPATGPSVNRTHVHSFHI from the exons ATGGTTTCTCTCAAAGAAGGCACTGAACTACACGTTGAGCAGCAGAAATTCAAACCTAGTG TGCCCCAAACTGCAAACGGCTGTCGCAAACGAGATAATGAActaataaaaaaacaaaacaaaaggggTTGCGAGACTAAGCAGCACCACACTAGGAAACGCAAACCAACTGCACAGAACAGCAGGGCACCTAGAGAAATATCTCCCTTGAACCAAGAAACTGCTAGTTCAACTGTTCAACAAGGCACCGATGAGACCACCTCCACGCCAGAGCCTGTCACCGAATCTG ATGAATCTCTCACTTCAAACAGCACTGAGTCACTCGAGGGACTCATCAATATTTTCAAAGATGACGATGCTTCTGAGGAAAATGATGGCAAGTCCGATCAGGGGGAAAGTGCCACAACCCCACAGGACCTGGGATCTACTCTCCACACCTGTGACAGTGCTCTGGATTTACAGGAGGATCCGGCACAGGAACTGCTTCCTGTAGTCGAACCTTCCCAAGAGCCTCTCCTGGATGGTGGCATCCAATCCGGAGGGTCCACCACAGATGACCAAAGGCCACATCAGCCACAGCTGACAGGTGCCGTGCCTGAAACATCTGCAGCCCACACCCACCAGATGCTGGAGCAGACCATTCATCTCCTTCATGAGGCAGTACAGAATTTCCATGTCACCGTGCAGACTGGATACACCCAGATGCACAGTGACATGACAAGGTCGCACACTATTATGCAGTTTGGTTGGACACAGTTCACTGAGCAGGTTGGATGTCTCGTTAGTCTGCTCAGGACCTTGGTACAAGATCACCATGCCCCTACCCCTCAGCTCCGAGACGTTGCTGTTCAGAGCTCCGTCAAGTCCCCTGAAGGCCATTCTCCTGGGGTGGTGCTGCCAGCTGCTAACCCTCCTGTGGCTGATGTAGTGCCAAATGTACAGTGCAGCACAGTGGAGGCTCACTTGAATGATGAGTCCTCCCAAAGCCCAGCCACTGGTCCTTCTGTAAATAGAACACATGTACATAGTTTTCATATATAA